A single window of Pseudarthrobacter psychrotolerans DNA harbors:
- a CDS encoding shikimate kinase, protein MAVGKSAIGHELAKLLDVPFVDTDNLIVDAHGSIASIFAGRGEHAFREIEARTVASAVEQAEGSASVISLGGGAVLDSGTQQLLGRCTVVYLECDEETVAVRIARNSGRPLLAGDAMARWSALFITRKPVYERLADLVVDVRHGSVSELGHRLEVALRDYAAAKQEVEN, encoded by the coding sequence ATGGCGGTGGGAAAGTCCGCGATCGGCCACGAGCTGGCCAAGCTGCTGGACGTGCCGTTCGTCGATACGGACAATCTGATCGTGGACGCCCATGGCAGTATCGCTTCCATCTTTGCCGGCCGCGGCGAGCACGCGTTCCGGGAGATTGAGGCCCGGACCGTGGCCAGCGCCGTGGAGCAGGCAGAGGGCTCGGCCAGCGTGATTTCCCTGGGTGGCGGTGCTGTGCTGGATTCCGGAACGCAGCAGCTACTGGGCCGCTGCACCGTGGTGTACCTCGAATGCGATGAGGAAACCGTGGCCGTCCGCATTGCCCGGAACTCGGGCCGGCCGCTGCTCGCCGGCGATGCCATGGCCCGATGGTCAGCACTCTTTATTACCAGGAAACCCGTTTACGAACGGCTGGCCGACCTCGTGGTGGATGTCCGCCATGGCTCGGTCAGCGAGCTGGGACACCGGCTCGAAGTTGCGCTGCGTGACTACGCGGCCGCCAAACAGGAAGTTGAAAATTGA
- the aroC gene encoding chorismate synthase, producing the protein MLRWLTAGESHGPALMGIIEGVPAGVELTSGQIAESLARRRLGYGRGARMKFEQDVVTILGGVRHGLTQGGPVAVQVANSEWPKWEQIMAADPVDPEILADQARNAPLTRPRPGHADFTGMQKYGFSEARPVLERASARETATRVAMGTVASQFLKALGIELVSHTVSIASVTVPEGRPLPVPANVIALDADPLRCFDRETSDAMVAEVDAAHKEGETLGGVVEVLAYGLPPGLGSYVHWDRRLDSRLAAALMGIQAIKGVEVGDGFRTAARRGSAAHDEIVKDADGKIIRTSNRAGGIEGGMSIGDVLRVRAAMKPIATVPRALRTVDVSTGEPAKAHHQRSDVCAVPAAGVVAEAMVALVLAEAVTEKFGGDSVAETARNIKGYLDNIPASLDSIGH; encoded by the coding sequence ATGTTGCGTTGGTTGACTGCCGGTGAATCCCATGGTCCGGCCCTGATGGGAATTATTGAAGGCGTCCCCGCCGGTGTTGAACTCACCAGCGGGCAGATCGCCGAATCATTGGCTCGCCGCCGCCTTGGCTATGGCCGGGGCGCACGGATGAAGTTCGAGCAGGACGTCGTCACCATTCTCGGCGGCGTCCGCCACGGCCTGACCCAGGGCGGTCCGGTGGCTGTCCAGGTCGCCAACTCCGAATGGCCCAAGTGGGAGCAGATCATGGCTGCCGATCCGGTGGATCCGGAAATCCTGGCCGACCAGGCCCGCAATGCGCCCTTGACCCGGCCCCGTCCGGGACACGCAGATTTCACCGGAATGCAGAAGTACGGGTTCTCCGAAGCCAGGCCCGTTCTGGAACGCGCCAGCGCCCGGGAGACCGCCACCCGTGTTGCCATGGGCACCGTCGCGTCCCAGTTCCTCAAAGCGCTCGGCATCGAACTGGTCAGCCACACAGTCTCCATTGCCAGCGTGACGGTGCCCGAGGGCCGTCCGCTGCCCGTTCCCGCCAACGTGATCGCGCTCGACGCCGATCCCTTGCGCTGCTTTGACCGCGAGACGTCCGACGCCATGGTGGCCGAGGTTGACGCCGCACACAAAGAAGGCGAAACCCTGGGCGGTGTGGTGGAAGTTCTCGCGTACGGCCTGCCGCCCGGACTGGGCAGTTACGTCCACTGGGACCGCAGGCTTGACTCCCGGCTCGCCGCCGCCCTGATGGGCATCCAGGCCATCAAGGGCGTCGAAGTCGGCGACGGATTCCGCACCGCCGCACGCCGTGGTTCGGCCGCCCACGACGAAATCGTCAAGGATGCCGACGGCAAGATCATCCGTACCAGCAACCGGGCCGGCGGCATTGAAGGCGGCATGAGCATCGGCGACGTCCTGCGTGTGCGTGCAGCCATGAAGCCCATCGCCACGGTGCCCCGCGCCCTGCGCACGGTCGATGTCAGCACGGGGGAGCCTGCGAAGGCCCACCACCAGCGCTCGGACGTCTGTGCCGTGCCGGCCGCCGGTGTTGTGGCCGAGGCGATGGTGGCGCTGGTCCTGGCGGAAGCCGTCACGGAAAAGTTCGGCGGTGACTCCGTGGCGGAGACCGCCCGCAACATCAAGGGTTACCTGGACAACATTCCGGCATCCCTGGACTCGATCGGCCACTAG
- a CDS encoding shikimate dehydrogenase: MSLRAAVLGHPISHSKSPALHLAAYRKLGMDIGYTALDLTEQALPGFMEQVRTQQGWRGLSVTMPLKSGMVAEVDEVRGVARTLGVVNTVTFEEDLGSVRRIGYNTDVAGIVNAVLNAGVAASPAAVVLGGGGTAAAAVAALKDLGTQHAHVFVRDTSRAEEARAAAAVVGLSIVVRPLTEAAVPTASADVVISTLPPRAADGLAAEIAALGTGTPGVLLDVAYDPWPSRIASVWQSGGGAVVPGLEMLLYQAVEQVRLFTGRGDDVNAAVIDVMCDAVGLPRRAF, encoded by the coding sequence ATGAGCCTCCGGGCTGCCGTCCTGGGCCATCCGATCAGCCACTCCAAGTCCCCGGCCCTGCACCTGGCGGCCTACCGCAAGCTCGGGATGGATATCGGCTACACGGCCCTGGACCTGACCGAACAGGCGCTGCCCGGCTTTATGGAACAGGTCAGGACGCAGCAGGGCTGGCGTGGACTCTCAGTCACCATGCCGCTGAAATCCGGCATGGTTGCCGAAGTGGACGAAGTCCGCGGCGTGGCACGGACACTTGGTGTGGTCAATACAGTCACTTTCGAGGAAGACCTCGGCTCCGTCAGGCGCATCGGCTACAACACGGACGTCGCCGGAATCGTCAACGCTGTCCTTAACGCCGGAGTGGCGGCCAGCCCCGCCGCCGTCGTCCTGGGCGGAGGCGGAACGGCTGCTGCCGCCGTGGCCGCGCTGAAGGATCTGGGCACGCAGCACGCACATGTGTTCGTCCGGGATACGTCCCGGGCCGAAGAAGCGCGCGCCGCCGCTGCCGTCGTTGGCCTTTCCATCGTTGTCCGGCCGCTGACCGAAGCAGCCGTTCCTACGGCAAGTGCCGACGTCGTGATTTCCACGCTCCCGCCGCGCGCAGCGGACGGCCTGGCGGCGGAGATCGCCGCACTGGGAACCGGAACCCCCGGTGTCCTCCTGGACGTGGCCTACGATCCCTGGCCGAGCCGGATCGCGTCCGTGTGGCAGTCCGGCGGCGGCGCCGTGGTGCCCGGACTCGAGATGTTGTTGTACCAGGCGGTGGAGCAGGTACGCCTGTTCACCGGCCGCGGTGACGACGTTAATGCAGCTGTCATAGATGTGATGTGTGACGCAGTCGGCCTTCCCCGACGGGCGTTCTGA
- the mltG gene encoding endolytic transglycosylase MltG, with protein sequence MSPSNNDDASGATSNDGARPLTRKELRAREKHTESSDVVPEQAYETGQDAPAPATAPVPEAAPAPEPVPVPESQPEPVHDHEPVQVPEPEPEPVIPTAPDTPPSIQDAGPAAAHHPDDALIQEYHPDDEHFYEEHDAGHHYPDEAHHDAGHHYPDEAHHDAGHHDDHHPDDGHVDDDHHADAGLFAGAAAVSVVAKPSKKVRRRRRLLALFLTLVVFVAAIAVGAQFIKPLLGNDKAADYPGPGTGEVTVSVQPGEGTRSVATKLESGKVVANADTFLHAFASSGGTLSPGDYTFKMEMKNSDAVSVLLGNDKSKVIYFALSAGLRVGESLQAISEGSGVSLQQLKAFSDAPGQFGLPANAKNLEGYLAPGEYRFPLGTPAKDILQSLVKGTTDELVAQGITDPAKQYEAVIVASIVQAEGGQAEYGDVAGAIYNRLKPNDQTSGYLQVDSAVTYGLGTKSFNFTDEQRQDKSNLYNTYANPGLPPGPIGSPGKTAIDAAAKPKTNDYLYWVTINLDTKETKFSKTLDEHNVYVHQYNTWCQANVGRCT encoded by the coding sequence GTGAGCCCGTCCAATAACGACGACGCCTCAGGCGCCACGAGCAACGATGGCGCCAGGCCGCTGACCCGCAAAGAGCTCCGCGCCAGGGAGAAGCACACGGAAAGCAGCGATGTGGTTCCCGAACAGGCCTATGAGACGGGGCAGGATGCGCCTGCTCCTGCCACGGCTCCTGTTCCCGAAGCCGCACCCGCTCCGGAGCCTGTTCCCGTTCCGGAGTCCCAGCCGGAACCGGTTCATGACCACGAACCGGTCCAGGTACCCGAGCCGGAGCCGGAACCGGTTATTCCCACAGCCCCGGACACCCCGCCTTCCATCCAGGACGCTGGCCCGGCCGCAGCCCATCATCCGGATGACGCCCTGATCCAGGAATACCACCCTGATGACGAGCACTTTTATGAAGAGCACGACGCCGGGCACCATTATCCGGACGAAGCACACCATGACGCCGGGCACCACTATCCGGACGAAGCACACCATGACGCCGGGCACCATGATGATCACCACCCCGATGATGGACACGTCGATGATGATCACCATGCCGACGCCGGCCTGTTCGCCGGTGCAGCCGCGGTTTCCGTAGTGGCGAAGCCCTCAAAAAAGGTACGGCGCCGGCGCCGCCTCCTCGCCCTGTTCCTGACTCTTGTGGTCTTCGTGGCTGCCATTGCCGTGGGTGCGCAGTTCATCAAACCACTGCTTGGAAACGACAAAGCGGCCGACTACCCCGGTCCCGGGACGGGCGAAGTCACGGTTTCGGTCCAGCCCGGTGAAGGTACGCGTTCCGTGGCCACCAAACTTGAAAGCGGCAAAGTCGTGGCCAACGCGGACACTTTCCTGCACGCATTTGCGTCTTCCGGCGGAACGTTGTCGCCGGGGGATTACACATTCAAGATGGAGATGAAGAACTCCGACGCCGTCAGCGTCCTGCTCGGCAACGATAAGAGCAAGGTCATCTACTTTGCCTTGAGTGCCGGTCTCAGGGTCGGCGAGTCGCTGCAGGCAATCTCCGAGGGCTCCGGTGTGTCGCTGCAGCAACTGAAGGCGTTCAGCGACGCCCCCGGACAGTTTGGCCTTCCGGCCAACGCCAAAAACCTTGAGGGCTACCTCGCTCCGGGGGAGTACCGCTTCCCGCTCGGCACACCGGCCAAGGACATCCTCCAGTCGCTGGTCAAGGGAACCACCGACGAACTTGTGGCACAGGGCATCACCGATCCGGCGAAGCAGTATGAAGCTGTGATCGTGGCGAGCATTGTGCAGGCCGAAGGCGGCCAGGCTGAGTACGGCGACGTTGCCGGAGCCATCTACAACCGCCTCAAGCCGAATGACCAGACCTCCGGTTACCTGCAGGTCGATTCGGCCGTGACGTACGGGCTGGGCACCAAGAGCTTCAACTTCACCGATGAACAGCGCCAGGACAAGTCCAACCTGTACAACACGTACGCCAACCCGGGCCTGCCGCCGGGCCCCATCGGTTCTCCGGGCAAGACCGCCATCGACGCGGCGGCGAAGCCCAAAACGAACGACTACCTGTACTGGGTAACCATCAACCTGGACACGAAGGAGACAAAGTTCTCCAAGACGCTCGACGAACACAACGTCTACGTCCACCAGTACAACACCTGGTGCCAGGCCAACGTGGGCCGCTGCACATGA
- the ruvX gene encoding Holliday junction resolvase RuvX, with product MTESAGAAVYPQGIKLGVDVGTVRVGVAICDRDEILATPYKTLDRNAKKNSDVRVIVSLAGELGAVQVFVGLPRTMKGEEHASARMATDYAELLVAEFAGRGMDVPVSLVDERLSSVTAHRNLHEAGMSSRNHRKVVDQVAAAGILQHAIDMQKARGTDVGSRVTAPPRTRPSGAGSAVRPGPAAPEGTTPSQNTEGYSEPVQ from the coding sequence GTGACAGAATCTGCCGGCGCCGCCGTCTACCCCCAGGGCATCAAACTGGGGGTCGACGTCGGCACCGTCCGCGTGGGCGTCGCCATCTGCGACCGGGACGAAATCCTGGCCACTCCGTACAAGACCCTGGACCGCAACGCCAAGAAGAATTCCGACGTGCGCGTGATCGTCTCGCTCGCCGGGGAACTCGGCGCCGTCCAGGTTTTTGTGGGACTTCCCCGCACCATGAAGGGCGAGGAGCACGCCTCTGCCAGAATGGCCACCGACTACGCCGAACTGCTGGTTGCAGAGTTCGCTGGCCGGGGAATGGATGTTCCGGTCAGTCTGGTGGATGAGCGCCTGAGCAGTGTTACGGCGCACCGAAACCTGCACGAAGCTGGCATGAGCAGCCGGAACCACCGTAAAGTGGTGGATCAGGTCGCGGCGGCAGGCATCCTCCAGCACGCCATCGACATGCAAAAAGCCAGGGGAACGGACGTTGGCAGCCGCGTGACTGCGCCGCCCCGTACTCGGCCATCCGGAGCAGGTTCGGCCGTCCGGCCCGGCCCTGCGGCCCCGGAAGGCACGACTCCATCTCAGAACACGGAAGGCTACAGTGAGCCCGTCCAATAA
- the alaS gene encoding alanine--tRNA ligase, whose amino-acid sequence MKSQEITKRWVDFFVSKGHTAVPSASLVSSDPSLLFTVAGMVPFIPYLTAREEAPFDRATSVQKCIRTGDIEEVGKTARHGTFFQMCGNFSFGDYFKEDAIKYAWELLTKSVDNGGYGLPPELLWVTVYEEDDEAKELWLTHTGVPSERIQRMGKADNYWHTGQPGPAGPCSEIYYDRGPAYGVEGGPIADENRYVEIWNLVFMQYQIDNVRSKDDFDVVGELPKKNIDTGLGMERLAMILQGVENMYETDQVRPVIDRAAELSGREYTSAETPEDPHHTDDVRMRVVGDHIRSALMLIADGVTPSNEGRGYVLRRLIRRAVRSMRLLGVEKACLPDLLPASRDAMKGVYPIVATDFDRISRIAYAEERAFLRTIASGTARLEDAVIDSKAAGTPLSGADAFALHDTYGFPIDLTLEMAEEAGLKVDEPEFRRLMLEQRQRAQADAKGKKGGHADLSAFQELLAQGETVFTGYTELDGESRVRGILNRGQNVGHAATGDEIELVLAETPFYAEAGGQSADTGLITGDGFVVEVLDVQRPIKGLSVHKAIVREGEIGSDSLVRAAVDRERRHAAEQAHTGTHIVHAALHQILGPEATQRGSYNKAGYLRFDFAWGEGLSTATRSEIEEVSNLAIRNNFRVNTKVMGLAEAKALGAMALFGENYGSEVRVVEIDGAWSRELCGGTHVANTSLIGSLSLLGEQSVGSGNRRVEAFVGMDAFRHLAAERALVTELTEMLKVPSGQLADRIASTLNKLKATEKELDRLRKEQMAAAAGNLVGTARDAAGIQVIAHDAGQIGGADDIRNLALDLRNRLGSGASTVAVAGVSNDRPMILVATNEAAREAGVKAGALVRLAAGILGGGGGGKDDVAQGGGTDAAKVAPALAAVVDAISRR is encoded by the coding sequence ATGAAGTCGCAGGAGATCACAAAGCGCTGGGTGGACTTTTTTGTCAGCAAAGGACACACCGCGGTTCCCTCCGCCTCGCTGGTCTCCAGCGACCCCTCCCTCCTGTTCACCGTGGCCGGCATGGTCCCGTTCATCCCTTACCTGACTGCCCGCGAAGAAGCCCCTTTCGACCGGGCCACCAGCGTTCAAAAATGCATCCGCACCGGGGACATCGAAGAGGTGGGCAAGACCGCCCGCCACGGCACCTTCTTCCAGATGTGCGGCAACTTCTCCTTCGGCGATTACTTCAAGGAAGACGCCATCAAGTACGCCTGGGAGCTGCTCACCAAGAGCGTGGACAACGGCGGCTACGGCCTTCCGCCGGAACTGCTGTGGGTGACGGTTTACGAAGAGGACGACGAAGCCAAGGAGCTGTGGCTGACGCACACCGGCGTTCCGTCCGAGCGCATCCAGCGTATGGGCAAGGCCGACAACTACTGGCACACCGGCCAGCCGGGCCCCGCAGGCCCCTGCTCGGAGATCTACTACGACCGGGGCCCTGCCTACGGCGTCGAGGGCGGTCCCATCGCCGACGAAAACCGGTACGTTGAAATCTGGAACTTGGTGTTCATGCAGTACCAGATCGACAACGTCCGCTCGAAGGACGACTTCGACGTCGTCGGCGAGCTGCCCAAGAAGAACATCGACACCGGCCTCGGCATGGAGCGCCTCGCGATGATCCTGCAGGGCGTCGAGAACATGTACGAGACCGACCAGGTCCGGCCTGTGATCGACAGGGCAGCCGAGCTGTCGGGCCGGGAGTACACCTCGGCCGAAACACCTGAGGATCCGCACCACACGGACGACGTCCGCATGCGGGTGGTGGGTGACCACATCCGTTCGGCTCTTATGCTGATCGCCGACGGCGTGACGCCGTCCAACGAGGGCCGCGGCTACGTCCTGCGCCGCCTGATCCGCCGCGCCGTGCGTTCCATGCGCCTGCTCGGCGTCGAAAAGGCCTGCCTGCCGGACCTGCTCCCCGCTTCACGCGATGCCATGAAGGGTGTCTACCCCATCGTGGCGACGGACTTTGACCGCATCAGCCGGATCGCCTATGCCGAAGAGCGGGCCTTCCTGCGCACCATCGCGTCGGGTACCGCCCGGCTTGAAGACGCCGTCATTGATTCCAAGGCCGCAGGCACGCCGCTGTCCGGCGCCGACGCCTTCGCCCTTCACGACACCTACGGCTTCCCGATCGACCTCACCCTGGAAATGGCCGAGGAAGCCGGACTCAAGGTGGATGAACCGGAATTCCGCCGCCTGATGCTCGAACAGCGCCAGCGCGCGCAGGCCGACGCCAAGGGCAAAAAGGGTGGCCACGCCGATCTCAGCGCCTTCCAGGAACTTCTGGCCCAGGGCGAGACTGTCTTCACCGGATACACCGAGCTGGATGGTGAGTCTCGGGTCCGGGGCATCCTCAACCGCGGACAGAATGTGGGGCACGCCGCCACCGGCGATGAAATTGAACTCGTCCTGGCGGAGACGCCGTTCTACGCTGAAGCCGGCGGGCAGTCGGCTGACACGGGCCTCATCACCGGTGACGGATTCGTCGTCGAAGTCCTGGACGTCCAGCGCCCCATCAAGGGACTGAGCGTCCACAAGGCAATCGTCCGCGAAGGCGAGATCGGTTCCGACTCACTGGTCCGCGCAGCCGTTGACCGCGAGCGGCGCCACGCCGCCGAGCAGGCCCACACCGGCACACACATCGTCCACGCCGCACTGCACCAGATCCTTGGCCCCGAAGCCACCCAGCGCGGTTCCTACAACAAGGCCGGCTACCTGCGCTTCGACTTCGCCTGGGGGGAAGGCCTCAGCACCGCCACGCGTTCGGAAATCGAAGAAGTTTCCAACCTAGCCATCCGCAACAACTTCCGCGTGAACACCAAGGTCATGGGCCTGGCAGAGGCCAAGGCGCTGGGTGCCATGGCGCTCTTCGGCGAAAACTACGGCAGCGAAGTCCGGGTTGTGGAGATCGACGGCGCGTGGTCCCGGGAACTCTGCGGCGGCACGCACGTAGCAAACACGTCCCTGATCGGCAGCCTGTCGCTGCTCGGCGAGCAGTCAGTGGGTTCAGGCAACCGCCGTGTTGAAGCGTTTGTGGGCATGGACGCCTTCCGCCACCTGGCCGCCGAACGCGCCCTCGTGACCGAACTGACCGAGATGCTCAAAGTGCCTTCCGGCCAGCTCGCCGACCGAATCGCCAGCACGCTGAACAAGCTCAAGGCAACGGAGAAGGAACTCGACCGGCTCCGCAAGGAACAGATGGCCGCAGCGGCCGGAAACCTTGTGGGCACTGCCCGCGACGCGGCCGGCATCCAGGTCATCGCGCACGACGCCGGCCAGATCGGCGGGGCCGACGACATCCGCAACCTTGCCCTCGACCTGCGCAACCGCCTCGGTTCGGGCGCGTCCACAGTGGCAGTGGCGGGCGTCAGCAATGACCGGCCCATGATCCTCGTGGCCACCAACGAGGCAGCCCGGGAAGCCGGCGTGAAGGCCGGCGCACTGGTCCGGCTCGCGGCCGGAATCCTCGGCGGCGGCGGCGGCGGCAAGGACGACGTCGCCCAGGGCGGCGGCACGGACGCCGCCAAGGTTGCACCGGCGCTGGCCGCCGTTGTGGACGCCATCTCCCGGCGCTAG
- a CDS encoding DUF6167 family protein — protein sequence MKRFVWMGIGVAIGVIAFRKISEAQSNLGPEGLNRAVGRLADGVYDFADAVRAGMHERETDLRAALGIDSPAVPSRDPARR from the coding sequence ATGAAACGATTTGTCTGGATGGGAATCGGCGTGGCCATCGGAGTCATCGCGTTCCGCAAGATCAGCGAAGCGCAGTCCAACCTGGGGCCGGAAGGCCTGAATCGCGCCGTGGGCCGGTTGGCTGACGGCGTTTACGACTTCGCCGATGCCGTGCGTGCCGGAATGCATGAGCGCGAGACGGACCTCCGGGCCGCCCTGGGGATCGACTCACCGGCCGTCCCGTCGCGGGATCCAGCCCGCCGCTGA
- a CDS encoding DUF948 domain-containing protein, protein MSGGDIAGLIAAGVFALLVLLLAVPILKLGSVLEEIRTSIRSLSDGATPLMDEVTATVSTTNQQLKKVDGIASNVSDASANLSALSSLVAATVGSPLIKVAAFSYGVRSALANRKKPAPGRRSR, encoded by the coding sequence ATGTCTGGTGGCGATATTGCCGGCCTGATCGCGGCCGGGGTGTTCGCACTCCTGGTGCTGCTGCTCGCCGTGCCCATCCTGAAGCTCGGCAGTGTGCTGGAAGAAATACGGACTTCCATCCGGTCCCTCAGCGACGGCGCCACGCCCCTCATGGACGAAGTCACGGCGACTGTCTCCACCACCAACCAGCAGTTGAAGAAAGTGGATGGCATCGCCTCCAACGTTTCAGATGCGTCGGCAAACCTCTCGGCGCTGTCATCACTGGTTGCAGCGACCGTCGGTTCACCACTGATCAAGGTGGCAGCCTTCAGCTACGGCGTGCGCTCCGCCCTCGCCAACCGCAAGAAGCCCGCCCCCGGCCGCCGCAGCCGCTAA
- the rpsD gene encoding 30S ribosomal protein S4 translates to MANNTRARRTARLSRALGIALTPKAAKYMERRPYGPGEHGRARKKQDSDYAVRLREKQRLRAQYGIREAQMTRAFEEARRTKGLTGENLIELLEMRLDALVLRAGFARTIAQARQLVVHRHIMVDGIRVDRPSFRVSEGQLVHVHTRSETMVPLQVAAAGAHRDVLPQVPAYLDVKLDALQARLVRRPKRSEVPVTCEEQLVVEFYAR, encoded by the coding sequence GTGGCTAACAACACTCGTGCTCGCCGTACAGCACGCCTCTCGCGTGCACTCGGCATTGCTCTGACCCCCAAGGCCGCCAAGTACATGGAGCGCCGCCCGTACGGCCCCGGTGAGCATGGCCGTGCCCGCAAGAAGCAGGACTCCGACTACGCCGTACGGCTGCGCGAAAAGCAGCGTCTGCGCGCCCAGTACGGCATCCGCGAAGCCCAGATGACCCGCGCCTTCGAAGAAGCCCGCCGCACCAAGGGCCTGACCGGTGAAAACCTGATCGAACTGCTCGAAATGCGTCTTGACGCCCTCGTGCTGCGTGCCGGCTTCGCCCGCACCATCGCCCAGGCCCGCCAGCTCGTTGTGCACCGCCACATCATGGTTGACGGCATCCGCGTTGACCGCCCGTCCTTCCGCGTCAGCGAAGGCCAGCTTGTCCACGTCCACACCCGCAGCGAAACCATGGTTCCGCTCCAGGTTGCAGCAGCCGGCGCACACCGCGACGTCCTGCCCCAGGTTCCGGCCTACCTGGACGTCAAGCTTGACGCCCTGCAGGCCCGCCTGGTCCGTCGCCCGAAGCGCTCCGAGGTTCCCGTAACCTGCGAAGAGCAGCTCGTCGTCGAATTCTACGCACGCTAA
- a CDS encoding replication-associated recombination protein A codes for MDDLFAQGHGNDDDDSDEPSSSGRTAAPRSPLAVRMRPRTLDDVVGQQHLLGQGSPLRQLAAGTDALGPAGPSSLILWGPPGTGKTTLAHVIAKGKGRKFVELSAITAGVKDVRRVMDEALTARDLYKTTTVLFLDEIHRFNKAQQDALLPGVENRWVVLVAATTENPSFSVVSPLLSRSLLLTLKPLTEADIEGLLQRAVSDDRGLSGNVELSAEALAHLVRLAGGDARRALTALEAASGVAFGDADDADADSVVTIELKHTERALDVAAVRYDRAGDQHYDVASAFIKSVRGSDVDAALHYLARMLEAGEDPRFIARRIVISAAEDVGMADPTALQTAVAAAQAVQLIGMPEGRIVLAEAVVHLATAPKSNAAYMGINKAVADVRAGLGNGIPAHLRDAHYPGSKQLGHGLGYKYAHDAPHSVASQQYPPDDLVGRDYYEPTANGAERDIAVRLERLRKIIRGN; via the coding sequence GTGGATGATCTCTTCGCCCAAGGGCATGGCAATGACGACGACGACAGTGACGAACCGTCGTCGTCCGGCCGTACCGCCGCGCCGCGCAGCCCCCTGGCCGTCCGGATGCGGCCACGCACGCTGGATGATGTGGTGGGCCAGCAGCACCTGCTGGGGCAGGGATCGCCGTTGCGGCAGTTGGCGGCCGGCACTGACGCCCTGGGCCCCGCAGGCCCCAGCTCGCTGATCCTCTGGGGACCGCCCGGGACCGGAAAAACCACGCTCGCGCACGTGATCGCCAAGGGCAAGGGGCGGAAGTTCGTGGAGCTGTCCGCCATCACCGCGGGCGTCAAGGACGTTCGGCGGGTCATGGACGAAGCCCTCACAGCGCGGGATCTGTACAAGACCACCACAGTGCTTTTCCTTGACGAGATTCACCGCTTCAATAAAGCCCAGCAGGATGCCCTGCTGCCCGGCGTGGAGAACCGCTGGGTGGTGCTCGTGGCGGCAACCACCGAAAACCCGTCCTTTTCCGTGGTCTCGCCGCTGCTGTCACGTTCCCTCCTGCTCACCCTGAAACCGCTGACGGAGGCGGACATTGAAGGGCTCCTGCAGCGCGCAGTGTCGGACGATCGCGGCCTGAGCGGGAATGTGGAGCTCAGCGCCGAGGCCCTGGCCCACCTCGTCAGGCTCGCCGGCGGCGACGCGCGGCGCGCCCTGACGGCCCTCGAAGCCGCATCGGGTGTGGCCTTCGGCGATGCGGACGACGCCGACGCCGACTCGGTGGTCACCATCGAGCTCAAGCACACCGAACGTGCCCTGGACGTGGCCGCCGTGCGCTACGACCGCGCCGGGGACCAGCACTACGACGTTGCCAGCGCCTTCATCAAGTCCGTCCGCGGGTCCGACGTGGACGCCGCACTGCACTACCTCGCCAGGATGCTGGAGGCAGGGGAGGATCCGAGGTTCATCGCGCGGCGCATTGTGATTTCCGCTGCGGAGGACGTCGGAATGGCGGACCCCACGGCACTGCAGACTGCGGTTGCCGCCGCGCAGGCGGTACAACTGATCGGCATGCCCGAGGGGCGGATCGTCCTGGCCGAGGCCGTGGTGCATCTGGCCACCGCGCCGAAATCCAATGCCGCGTACATGGGAATCAACAAGGCTGTTGCGGATGTCCGTGCCGGCCTGGGCAACGGGATCCCGGCGCACCTTCGCGATGCGCACTACCCGGGGTCCAAGCAGCTGGGACACGGACTCGGCTACAAGTACGCCCACGACGCCCCCCATTCGGTGGCCAGCCAGCAGTACCCGCCGGATGACCTGGTAGGGCGGGACTACTACGAGCCCACCGCCAACGGTGCGGAACGGGACATCGCCGTGCGCCTCGAACGGCTGCGGAAGATCATCCGCGGCAACTGA